A genome region from Yoonia vestfoldensis includes the following:
- a CDS encoding DUF4113 domain-containing protein, which yields MRTNHRSPRCTTRISDLPVVS from the coding sequence CTGCGCACAAATCACCGCAGCCCACGCTGCACAACGCGGATCTCGGACCTGCCAGTGGTGAGTTGA
- the rarD gene encoding EamA family transporter RarD, translating to MTATNEDDPRGLALAVTAYIMWGFLPLYMKALAHVPPIEVIAHRVIWSVPIAAVILLVMRRTADIRAALSSPRALGMAAVTAALISVNWGIYVWAIGSGHALDAALGYYINPLFSVALGALLLGERPRGAQLFAIALAAVAVIVLTVAAGQIPIAALGLTFSWGFYAYFKKSLPVGPAQGFFLEVLLLTPPALAIITWASMNGQSHFVTGSVIDTWLLLSAGLVTAVPLIIYATGAKLLRLSTIGILQYIAPTMIFLTAVFVFDEPFGTARMIAFPMIWTALVIYTVSLIRQSRHKRHHKMVTPDPV from the coding sequence ATGACGGCGACGAATGAAGACGACCCTCGCGGTCTTGCTCTTGCTGTGACGGCATATATCATGTGGGGGTTTCTGCCGCTTTATATGAAAGCTCTTGCCCATGTGCCACCGATAGAAGTGATCGCGCACCGGGTGATCTGGTCGGTTCCGATTGCCGCCGTGATCCTGCTCGTGATGCGGCGCACAGCCGATATCCGCGCAGCTCTTTCCAGCCCGCGCGCGCTGGGCATGGCAGCGGTGACTGCGGCGCTGATTTCGGTCAATTGGGGGATTTACGTCTGGGCGATTGGGTCGGGGCATGCGCTGGATGCTGCACTTGGCTATTATATCAATCCGCTTTTCAGCGTCGCACTCGGTGCCCTGCTGCTCGGCGAAAGGCCGCGCGGGGCTCAGCTTTTTGCAATCGCGCTGGCGGCAGTGGCGGTCATAGTATTAACGGTCGCGGCGGGCCAGATACCGATAGCGGCACTAGGGCTGACGTTCAGTTGGGGGTTCTACGCCTATTTCAAGAAGAGCCTCCCTGTTGGTCCGGCACAGGGCTTCTTTCTCGAGGTGCTACTGCTGACCCCACCCGCGCTCGCGATCATCACTTGGGCGAGTATGAACGGTCAAAGCCATTTTGTTACGGGATCAGTGATAGATACTTGGCTGTTATTGAGTGCGGGGCTTGTGACGGCGGTGCCGTTGATCATCTACGCCACCGGGGCCAAGCTTCTGCGGCTCTCAACGATCGGCATCCTGCAGTACATCGCGCCAACAATGATCTTTCTTACCGCGGTTTTCGTCTTTGACGAACCGTTTGGCACAGCGCGGATGATCGCCTTTCCGATGATCTGGACAGCACTCGTAATCTACACTGTTTCGCTCATCCGCCAGTCCCGTCACAAACGGCACCACAAAATGGTCACACCTGATCCAGTGTGA